One window of Catonella massiliensis genomic DNA carries:
- the rimO gene encoding 30S ribosomal protein S12 methylthiotransferase RimO, whose translation MTEKIYLVSLGCDKNLVDSEIMLGLLSKEGYAITNELSEADYAIVNSCCFIGDAKEESINTIIEIGELKKEGKLKGLIVTGCLAQRYQSMITDELPEADAVIGTTAYDNIVSAIAEIKSKNGLADKSLYIEDLERLAGGEEHRLVPAGEISSYIKIAEGCNKRCTYCIIPYIRGNYRSIPMETIVKEAEELAKQGTKELLLVAQETTLYGVDIYGKKALPDLVHELSEISGIEWIRLLYCYPEEITDEIIEAIKNEKKVCHYIDLPIQHSSDAILRKMARKTNQAELRERIAKLRKEIPDITLRTTLITGFPGETEEDFKELYNFVDEMEFDRLGVFTYSAEEGTPAAEMDGQVDEEVKTARRNEIMELQQEISAEKAEGRIGKVYEVLVEGTVPVDSVNGEAFASIMEVNEDGKKVYIGRTYMDAPDVDGQVFFESDYEIMSGELVEVEIIASDEYDLFGVLI comes from the coding sequence GGGCTTTTAAGTAAAGAAGGCTATGCGATAACTAATGAGCTTAGTGAAGCTGACTATGCCATAGTAAATAGCTGCTGCTTCATTGGGGATGCAAAAGAAGAAAGTATAAATACAATTATAGAAATAGGGGAACTTAAAAAAGAAGGTAAGCTTAAAGGACTCATTGTGACAGGCTGTCTTGCACAAAGATACCAGTCAATGATTACTGATGAACTTCCTGAGGCAGATGCTGTTATAGGTACAACTGCTTATGATAACATTGTATCTGCCATTGCTGAGATAAAGTCTAAAAATGGCTTAGCTGATAAATCTCTCTACATAGAGGACCTTGAAAGGCTGGCTGGAGGAGAGGAACACAGACTCGTGCCTGCCGGAGAGATTTCATCTTATATTAAGATAGCGGAAGGCTGTAACAAACGCTGCACTTACTGTATTATTCCGTATATCCGTGGTAATTATAGAAGTATTCCTATGGAAACAATTGTTAAAGAGGCAGAAGAGTTGGCTAAACAGGGAACAAAAGAGCTTCTTTTGGTGGCTCAGGAGACTACACTGTATGGAGTTGACATTTACGGTAAGAAAGCACTTCCTGATTTAGTTCACGAATTATCAGAAATAAGTGGAATTGAATGGATAAGACTGTTATACTGTTATCCGGAAGAAATAACAGATGAGATAATTGAAGCAATCAAGAATGAAAAAAAGGTCTGTCATTACATAGATTTGCCTATTCAGCATAGTTCTGATGCAATTCTAAGGAAAATGGCAAGAAAGACAAATCAGGCTGAACTGAGGGAGAGAATTGCTAAACTTCGTAAAGAGATACCTGATATCACCCTTAGGACTACACTTATCACAGGTTTCCCGGGTGAAACTGAAGAAGACTTTAAGGAGCTTTACAACTTTGTAGACGAGATGGAATTTGACCGTCTGGGGGTGTTTACATATTCTGCCGAGGAGGGTACTCCTGCTGCTGAAATGGATGGTCAGGTAGACGAAGAAGTAAAAACCGCCAGAAGGAATGAAATAATGGAGCTTCAGCAGGAGATATCGGCTGAAAAAGCAGAGGGTAGAATAGGGAAGGTCTATGAAGTCCTTGTTGAAGGCACGGTACCTGTTGATTCTGTTAATGGCGAGGCTTTTGCTTCAATTATGGAGGTAAACGAAGATGGAAAGAAAGTCTATATAGGAAGAACCTATATGGATGCTCCTGATGTTGACGGACAGGTGTTTTTTGAATCTGACTACGAAATTATGTCAGGTGAGCTTGTGGAGGTTGAAATAATTGCCTCAGACGAGTATGATTTATTTGGAGTATTGATTTAG
- the pgsA gene encoding CDP-diacylglycerol--glycerol-3-phosphate 3-phosphatidyltransferase, with protein sequence MNLPNKITVFRILMIPFFVACMLIKEIPYHEIIAGVIFIIAALSDLVDGKIARRFNLVTNFGKFMDPLADKLLVQSALLCFVANGLLPAWIAIVIMSREFIISGFRLVAADKGIVIAAGYLGKLKTVFQMVMSVMLIFHFSHPVWLATEQIFIWGSLILTIVSLIDYFIKNKDVLKETK encoded by the coding sequence ATGAATCTGCCTAATAAGATTACGGTATTCAGGATACTTATGATACCATTTTTTGTGGCATGTATGCTTATTAAAGAAATCCCATATCATGAGATTATAGCGGGAGTAATATTTATAATTGCTGCACTTTCAGACCTTGTTGACGGCAAGATAGCAAGACGATTTAATCTTGTCACCAATTTTGGTAAGTTTATGGATCCGCTTGCGGATAAGCTGCTTGTTCAGTCTGCCCTGCTTTGCTTTGTTGCGAACGGACTTTTACCTGCCTGGATTGCAATTGTTATAATGAGCAGGGAGTTTATTATAAGCGGTTTTAGGCTTGTTGCTGCAGATAAAGGAATAGTGATAGCGGCTGGTTACCTGGGAAAGCTTAAAACCGTATTTCAGATGGTGATGAGTGTTATGTTGATTTTCCATTTTTCTCATCCTGTTTGGCTTGCTACGGAGCAGATTTTTATATGGGGTTCACTCATACTGACAATTGTTTCACTTATTGATTATTTTATCAAAAATAAAGATGTGCTAAAGGAAACAAAGTAA
- a CDS encoding CinA family protein codes for MKLEEEVVQRLLEKKLTITTAESCTGGLIGATIVNVSGASGCFNEGYITYANEAKVRLLGVKEENISKYGVVSDIVVKEMAKGALKSASADIAVAVSGIAGPLGGSPSKPVGTVFIGLCIKDKNTKALSCRAYEFHFQGDRTEIRHKTVQEALKIILSAT; via the coding sequence ATGAAACTTGAAGAAGAGGTAGTTCAAAGGCTATTAGAGAAAAAATTAACAATTACAACGGCAGAGTCCTGCACAGGAGGACTAATAGGTGCCACTATTGTAAATGTATCCGGTGCTTCAGGCTGTTTTAACGAGGGCTATATTACTTATGCAAATGAAGCAAAAGTGAGGCTTTTAGGAGTGAAGGAAGAAAACATAAGTAAATACGGCGTGGTCAGCGATATAGTTGTTAAAGAGATGGCAAAAGGGGCATTAAAGTCTGCTTCTGCCGACATAGCGGTAGCTGTATCGGGGATAGCAGGCCCGCTTGGCGGTAGCCCTTCAAAGCCTGTAGGTACTGTGTTTATTGGTCTTTGCATTAAGGATAAAAATACGAAAGCTCTGTCTTGTAGAGCCTATGAATTTCATTTTCAGGGTGATAGAACAGAGATTAGACATAAAACTGTACAGGAAGCATTAAAAATTATTCTATCTGCCACATAA
- a CDS encoding BaiN/RdsA family NAD(P)/FAD-dependent oxidoreductase, translating to MSKVLVIGAGAAGSMAAIFAARAGNDVIVFEKNAKTGKKIYITGKGRCNLTNAVENEELIKNTIRNPKFMYSAYSAFSSNDTIGFFEKLNCPIKVERGNRAFPESDHSSDIIKALDKAMEEAGVKVRYNTPVEQLVISDDGATIKGIKLRDGKMVEADKVIVATGGISYRSTGSTGDGYEFAKQAGHTVKDLRPSLVALEVKESFVKELEGLSLKNVRVIVKNGKKTLFNELGEMLFTRNGVSGPLILSASSIAGDIFYSEGGELSIDLKPALTEDELDARLLRDFTEFRAKALKNALDKLLPKSLIPVFLERTKINTEKKAGDLTKSERSVIIGLLKHFTLQVTGLRGYEEAVITKGGVSVKEINPKTMESKLVKGLYFVGEVLDVDALTGGFNLQIAWSTGVVAGSDII from the coding sequence ATGAGTAAAGTATTGGTAATAGGTGCCGGAGCTGCCGGTAGCATGGCTGCTATATTTGCGGCGAGGGCGGGAAATGATGTCATTGTATTTGAAAAAAATGCCAAGACCGGTAAGAAGATTTATATTACAGGTAAGGGGCGCTGTAACCTTACTAATGCTGTAGAAAATGAGGAGCTTATAAAGAACACCATACGGAATCCTAAGTTTATGTACAGTGCCTACTCAGCATTTTCAAGTAACGACACTATTGGTTTCTTTGAGAAACTAAATTGTCCGATAAAGGTAGAGAGAGGAAATAGGGCATTTCCCGAAAGTGACCATTCCTCAGATATAATCAAAGCACTTGATAAGGCAATGGAAGAGGCAGGGGTCAAAGTCAGATATAATACACCTGTAGAACAGCTTGTTATCAGTGATGATGGAGCCACTATAAAGGGTATTAAACTAAGAGATGGTAAGATGGTTGAAGCCGATAAGGTTATTGTGGCTACAGGTGGAATATCCTACAGGTCAACAGGCTCAACAGGGGATGGGTATGAGTTTGCAAAGCAGGCAGGGCATACCGTCAAAGATTTAAGGCCCAGTCTTGTAGCCCTTGAGGTAAAAGAGAGCTTTGTAAAAGAACTTGAAGGTCTTTCACTAAAAAATGTCAGAGTTATAGTTAAGAACGGTAAGAAGACTTTGTTTAATGAACTAGGCGAGATGCTATTTACCAGAAACGGCGTAAGCGGTCCTCTTATTCTCTCTGCAAGCAGTATTGCAGGTGACATATTTTATAGTGAGGGTGGAGAGTTAAGTATAGACTTAAAGCCTGCACTTACTGAGGATGAACTGGACGCAAGACTTCTTAGGGATTTTACTGAGTTTAGGGCTAAGGCGCTTAAGAATGCTCTTGATAAGCTCTTGCCTAAAAGCCTAATTCCTGTTTTTCTAGAGAGAACAAAAATTAATACAGAAAAAAAGGCAGGGGACTTAACTAAATCAGAAAGAAGTGTTATAATAGGGTTGCTTAAGCATTTTACACTGCAGGTAACAGGGCTTAGAGGCTATGAAGAAGCAGTTATAACAAAAGGTGGAGTATCTGTTAAAGAAATCAATCCTAAAACAATGGAGTCTAAGTTAGTGAAAGGACTTTATTTTGTTGGAGAGGTCTTGGATGTAGATGCTCTTACCGGTGGATTTAACCTGCAGATTGCGTGGTCTACAGGTGTAGTTGCAGGTAGTGATATTATTTAA
- a CDS encoding RidA family protein has translation MNKLNTDKAPAAIGPYSQGVEVQGLVFTSGQIPINPAVGKIEAEGIEAQAEQSCKNVEAVLEAAGLSMNDVVKTTCLLANMEDFAVFNKVYEKYFISKPARSCFAVKALPAGALVEIEAIASK, from the coding sequence ATGAATAAGCTAAACACAGACAAGGCACCGGCAGCAATCGGACCATACAGCCAGGGTGTAGAGGTACAGGGACTTGTATTTACAAGTGGTCAGATACCAATCAATCCGGCAGTAGGAAAGATTGAGGCAGAGGGAATTGAGGCTCAGGCAGAACAGTCTTGCAAGAATGTTGAGGCTGTACTTGAAGCAGCAGGTCTTTCTATGAATGATGTAGTAAAGACAACCTGTCTGCTTGCCAACATGGAAGACTTTGCGGTATTTAATAAAGTATATGAGAAATACTTTATTAGCAAGCCTGCAAGATCCTGCTTTGCAGTAAAAGCACTTCCGGCAGGTGCATTGGTTGAGATTGAAGCTATTGCTTCTAAGTAA
- the cmk gene encoding (d)CMP kinase: MNKEIAIDGPAGAGKSTIAKRVAEKLGLIYVDTGAMFRAIALYMTGKCVKSNETDKVKEELNNIRLDIVYENGEQQIILNDENVSRLIRNPEISKAASSFAQVPEVRERLLILQRELADKRPVVMDGRDIGTKVLPSAAVKIFLTADVRVRAERRYKELTDKGEKVNLEDIMSDIKSRDEQDMNRKVSPLVQAGDAVLVDTSSLSIDEVVDTIIKIACDKNPDFI, from the coding sequence ATGAACAAAGAAATAGCAATTGACGGACCTGCGGGGGCCGGTAAAAGTACCATAGCAAAAAGAGTGGCCGAAAAGTTAGGACTAATCTATGTAGATACAGGTGCTATGTTTAGAGCGATTGCCCTTTACATGACGGGAAAGTGTGTCAAAAGCAATGAGACTGACAAAGTTAAAGAAGAGTTAAATAACATCCGTCTTGACATAGTCTATGAAAATGGTGAACAGCAGATTATATTAAATGATGAAAATGTGAGCAGGCTTATTAGAAATCCTGAAATAAGTAAGGCTGCATCTTCATTTGCACAGGTTCCCGAGGTAAGGGAAAGGCTTTTAATACTGCAAAGAGAACTGGCTGACAAAAGACCTGTAGTTATGGATGGAAGAGACATAGGTACAAAGGTACTTCCTTCTGCGGCGGTTAAGATATTTTTAACTGCAGATGTGAGGGTTAGGGCCGAGAGAAGATATAAAGAACTTACTGATAAAGGTGAAAAGGTTAATTTAGAAGACATTATGTCCGATATAAAGAGTAGGGATGAGCAGGATATGAATAGAAAGGTTTCACCTCTTGTACAGGCCGGTGATGCTGTGTTGGTTGATACATCTTCACTTAGCATTGATGAAGTGGTTGATACCATAATAAAAATAGCCTGTGACAAGAATCCTGACTTTATCTAG
- a CDS encoding bifunctional 4-hydroxy-3-methylbut-2-enyl diphosphate reductase/30S ribosomal protein S1, with amino-acid sequence MEIKVAKNAGFCFGVKRAIELVNKLSSEGKPVYTYGDIIHNESVVKELEEKGVRVVNDLDELKNLEKGTLVIRSHGIPKSDYDKLADLGAEFQDATCPFVKKIHKLAREYSEEPDNQIVIVGSRNHPEVIGIKGWCLTEPVIFETKEEAEAYNGNPLKKHVILAQTTFNLNKFQDIVEILEKKRYYSIVLNTICDATSKRQTETEKLAGEADAMIVVGGRHSSNTQKLYDICIKKCVDTYYIQTPEDLDIRKLRLFRCVGITAGASTPNNIIEEVRTRMAEMSFEEMLEESLKTTRHNGEVVEGTVIAVKEDEIILNIGYKADGILTKSEYSNTPTDLTTVAKVGDKMEVKVLKLNDGDGQVLLTYKRLAAEKGNKRLEEAFNNKEVLKAKVSQVLNGGLSVVVDEARVFIPASLVSDTYEKNLDKYAGEEIEFVISEFNPKKRRVIGDRKQILTAKKNELKKALFEKLAVGQVVDGTVKNVTDFGAFIDLGGADGLLHISEMSWGHIENPKKVFKVGDMVKTFVKDIQGEKIALSLKFEDQNPWAGAEEKFAVGKIVTGKVARMTDFGAFIELEPGVDALLHVSQIANNHVEKPSDVLKTGEEVTAKVVDFNAETKKISLSIKALLAGTEEKEEKASDDSEDSQAE; translated from the coding sequence TTGGAAATTAAGGTTGCTAAGAATGCAGGTTTTTGTTTTGGTGTAAAGCGGGCCATAGAGCTTGTCAACAAACTTTCATCTGAAGGAAAGCCTGTATACACTTATGGAGATATTATCCATAATGAGAGTGTGGTAAAGGAGCTTGAAGAAAAGGGAGTAAGGGTTGTAAATGACTTGGATGAGCTAAAGAACCTTGAAAAGGGAACTTTGGTTATAAGATCTCACGGAATACCTAAGTCTGATTACGATAAGTTAGCTGATTTGGGAGCTGAATTTCAAGATGCTACCTGTCCCTTTGTAAAAAAGATACATAAGCTTGCAAGGGAGTATTCAGAGGAGCCTGACAATCAAATTGTCATTGTAGGCTCAAGAAATCATCCTGAGGTTATAGGTATAAAGGGCTGGTGCCTGACTGAGCCGGTTATATTTGAAACTAAGGAGGAAGCCGAGGCTTATAACGGAAATCCTTTAAAGAAACATGTTATTTTGGCTCAAACTACATTTAATTTAAATAAATTTCAAGATATAGTTGAAATTTTAGAGAAAAAGAGATATTATAGTATTGTTTTGAATACTATCTGCGATGCTACATCAAAAAGGCAGACTGAAACGGAAAAACTTGCGGGAGAAGCAGATGCAATGATAGTTGTTGGTGGCAGACATAGCTCCAACACCCAAAAATTATACGATATATGTATAAAAAAATGTGTTGATACTTACTATATACAGACACCTGAGGACTTGGATATAAGGAAACTAAGACTTTTTCGTTGCGTAGGTATTACAGCAGGGGCTTCAACCCCAAATAATATTATTGAGGAGGTTCGGACCAGAATGGCTGAAATGAGTTTTGAAGAAATGCTTGAGGAGTCTTTAAAGACTACCAGACACAACGGAGAGGTGGTAGAAGGAACTGTAATAGCTGTTAAGGAAGATGAGATTATCCTTAACATTGGATATAAAGCAGATGGAATTCTTACAAAGAGTGAATATTCCAACACTCCTACTGACCTTACTACTGTTGCTAAGGTTGGAGATAAGATGGAAGTTAAGGTACTTAAGCTTAATGACGGAGATGGACAGGTGCTTCTTACATATAAGCGCCTTGCTGCAGAAAAGGGCAATAAGCGCCTTGAAGAAGCTTTTAACAACAAAGAGGTACTTAAGGCTAAGGTTAGCCAGGTACTTAATGGTGGTTTAAGCGTAGTAGTTGATGAGGCTAGGGTATTTATCCCTGCAAGCCTTGTATCAGATACTTATGAGAAGAATCTTGATAAGTACGCTGGTGAGGAAATTGAGTTTGTTATCAGCGAGTTCAATCCTAAGAAGAGAAGGGTTATCGGTGATAGAAAGCAGATTCTTACAGCTAAGAAGAATGAGCTTAAGAAGGCTCTTTTCGAGAAGCTCGCAGTTGGACAGGTTGTTGACGGAACAGTTAAGAATGTAACTGATTTCGGTGCATTTATAGATCTTGGCGGAGCAGATGGACTTCTCCACATCTCAGAGATGAGCTGGGGACATATCGAGAATCCTAAGAAGGTATTCAAGGTTGGCGATATGGTTAAGACCTTCGTTAAAGATATTCAGGGTGAGAAGATTGCTTTAAGCCTTAAGTTTGAAGATCAGAACCCATGGGCGGGTGCAGAAGAGAAATTTGCAGTAGGTAAGATTGTTACCGGTAAGGTTGCCCGTATGACTGACTTTGGTGCATTTATTGAGCTTGAGCCGGGTGTAGATGCTCTTCTCCACGTATCACAGATTGCTAATAATCATGTTGAGAAGCCAAGCGACGTACTTAAGACAGGCGAGGAAGTGACAGCAAAGGTTGTTGATTT